The following DNA comes from Acholeplasma equirhinis.
TAAGTATAATCCAAAAACCTTAGAAGATAAGAAGCATGCAATAAAAGAAGTTTTACAAGAAGTGGTGTTGGCTGGTCTTTCTAAAACTGACTTTTTTACCCATGCTGCTTTTTATGGTGGAACAGCTTTAAGAATTTTTTACGGAATGGATAGATTTAGTGAGGATTTGGACTTTAGCTTACTTGTATCAGATGATACTTTTGATATAAGTAAATATTTTAAACCAATAAGTGACGCCGTAAACTCACTTGGACTCAATTTTGAAGTTTCCAAAAAGGATAAGACGGTAAACTCAAATATTGATTCGGCTTTCATCAAAGGTAATACAAAAGAAACCTTGATTACTATTTATTCAAGTTCATCAGATTCTAGACTTATTATTCATAATGAAAAGATTATCATCAAGTTTGAAGTTGATGTAAATCCCCCACTATACGCACATACAGAAATTAAGTTTCGATTATTACCATTCCCATACCAAGTTCGAGTTTATGATGCCTCATCGTTATTTGCTGGCAAAATTCATGCTGTGATTGCTAGAAGTTGGAAGAACCGCATAAAGGGCAGAGATTTATATGATTATGTCTATTATTTAAGTTTAGATACAAAAGCTAATTTAAAACACTTAGAATCTAGACTCAAACAAACTAAAACAATTGACGAAGAAGTCAAACTTTCTCGAGATT
Coding sequences within:
- a CDS encoding nucleotidyl transferase AbiEii/AbiGii toxin family protein; translated protein: MTIIQQMINKYNPKTLEDKKHAIKEVLQEVVLAGLSKTDFFTHAAFYGGTALRIFYGMDRFSEDLDFSLLVSDDTFDISKYFKPISDAVNSLGLNFEVSKKDKTVNSNIDSAFIKGNTKETLITIYSSSSDSRLIIHNEKIIIKFEVDVNPPLYAHTEIKFRLLPFPYQVRVYDASSLFAGKIHAVIARSWKNRIKGRDLYDYVYYLSLDTKANLKHLESRLKQTKTIDEEVKLSRDLLIDILEKRFDQIDYDIAKSDVRPFIKDQSSLDLWSSEFFKSITKQIKVDLEDNNV